From one Flavobacteriales bacterium genomic stretch:
- a CDS encoding amino acid permease: MASGGKFGTLGGVYTPSILTILGVIMYMRLGWIVGNADSLLTVIIIILMAHIVSVSTGLSVSSVATDKKIKAGGIYYMLSRSLGFPIGGAIGVTIFVATALSIALYLIGFGESALPVLGMDVTINNLRIIGTAALALIVTIAYISTSIAIKSQYIILGLIILSLISVFMGTSDGKGFDFSSIAEGVGGADFSVLFGIFFPAVTGFTAGVAMSGDLKDPKKSIPWGTMLAIGTGLLVYITLAIFINYNIPVAELQNNNNALVEFGYYGVYFVTAGIWGATLSSALGGILGAPRILQAMSIDKITPRFFARGVGEDNEPRRALMLTFVLAELGILIGELDVIAEIVAMFYMAAYLFINLSCFLEQWASPDFRPTFRISIFVPLVGTIATFLLMIQLNLVAALVSVLIMGIIFLWLTRKQLELGSGDVWQSVWSSVVKLGLKNLNKKTTHNRNWEPNILLFSGGTKARPHLLEFSKSIAGRNGMISNFDLIENKTAKLLFPKHKQSVALDDIHDDSIFHRKQECKDIYTGIEVIAETYGFSGIEPNTVLMGWARNTKDPTRFTALTNSLHQLDYNVLFLDYDAEKGFGNKQKIDIWWNDISQLSYLTVQLTKLLMTSSDWSNASVRFFFLNNDNGLQYSIKKAIEKRTEELRNQVSIEVINNEIEQKNFYEIVKTYSFESDLIIIDLPELDETNEAHFVASTNDLLAILGTTLIVKGSSHFHDGLGVNSKIEKEFNTISNNHLEVKLEEELPALGNVAFHEASPIVEHLDQQLLVSNENFVNAVYNPLNKVYEVFSSVLSDDNMETAAVLEQIEQLLIDIQDNRLSAVGEGIALGIKNQIKNIKGAIDELPFQVVREFTPDELLIKSSDSAKLAKQKKRLTRWTKQPKSKVKIQAIAQHHYENGYLVEFKAKLNTIGLASFQLNVVIKKWLLEWAELKDETEKRAAIKELGEALHQHILRYKQRTYNVLNRLSRKYSNTILLDANKLEIKDLVILREEERSASALKAIYESISNYPSTWKNNSGYLLNQLSVNVSLLKLKDTIIPHVNALNTEIQEKEINPIIAIAETVMDDADSLEVDNLIDLENKLLELGIDFNVEHFVQGLTEEIEQKIKAFCRDVEVIPLKALNEFEQRQDDIAPDQINVRRVTDYLIENEIINEVNSLLHLIANEVKSESLKMENSIRLLQFSITNQEEDAILLKKVKDKVQLELSESVTHLGTVSERLAVEIKHIITHLKTILVDDIVLGRAENLNGIIRREKAKKGYKKYTRRASYLIDKTNNKVDKLIIKGKDLLAISSHQYRTKALQNPHSKIGAFVDKISISKTINQKLPFYYQQLFTGKHNAPTTPLSNRMSEISQFSNAYEKYQFGKKGAILFTGEHHSGMSYLIENILNINSFEKVLKIEKPSMNFGDAERLIERAFKNASGQNLSIDELMNQLPNNAVVVIEDIELWWTRTEKGTLSLSHFNSLIQKYRHKVLFLLSCNTHSYQLLRKVVDLDTNLLETITLSPLKIHDIRIAILSRHRSGGLQYEWKGKHEKELGKRRENQIIKRIAAVSEGNIGACFYTWLGNIEDVQNNTLVYHTIDQQELPNMLTIEQDNILLQILLHKELSMKRLEKIYKFENKEQLFNNVESLYRMGLINEIGVKNYQINPFVTLKIVRHLRRKELIN; encoded by the coding sequence ATGGCAAGCGGAGGAAAATTTGGAACGTTAGGAGGAGTATATACACCATCAATATTAACCATATTGGGGGTAATCATGTACATGCGTTTAGGATGGATTGTAGGAAACGCAGATTCATTGTTAACCGTCATCATTATTATTTTAATGGCACACATTGTCTCTGTTTCTACAGGGTTGAGTGTATCTTCTGTTGCTACAGATAAAAAAATAAAAGCAGGAGGTATATATTACATGCTCTCTAGAAGTTTGGGCTTTCCAATTGGAGGAGCTATTGGTGTCACGATCTTTGTGGCAACAGCCCTGAGTATAGCGTTGTATTTAATTGGTTTTGGAGAAAGTGCACTGCCTGTATTAGGGATGGATGTAACGATTAATAATTTGAGGATTATAGGTACAGCTGCATTAGCACTTATTGTTACCATAGCTTACATTAGTACAAGTATTGCCATTAAGTCACAATACATCATTTTGGGATTAATCATACTTTCATTAATCTCAGTTTTTATGGGGACTTCTGATGGTAAAGGATTCGATTTTTCTTCAATAGCAGAAGGTGTTGGAGGAGCTGATTTTTCGGTTTTATTTGGTATCTTTTTCCCCGCTGTAACAGGTTTTACAGCGGGTGTAGCAATGTCAGGAGACTTGAAAGATCCTAAAAAATCAATTCCCTGGGGAACCATGTTAGCCATAGGAACAGGGTTATTGGTTTACATAACACTTGCAATATTTATTAATTACAACATTCCTGTAGCAGAATTACAAAACAACAATAATGCATTAGTAGAGTTTGGGTATTATGGAGTTTATTTTGTAACAGCTGGAATTTGGGGAGCAACCTTATCATCTGCTTTAGGTGGAATTTTGGGGGCTCCACGTATTTTACAAGCCATGTCAATCGATAAGATTACTCCTCGATTTTTTGCCCGAGGTGTCGGAGAAGATAATGAACCTCGTAGAGCTTTAATGTTGACATTTGTATTAGCCGAGCTGGGAATTTTGATAGGAGAATTGGATGTCATAGCTGAAATCGTAGCGATGTTTTATATGGCAGCTTATTTGTTTATTAATCTTTCATGTTTCCTAGAACAATGGGCAAGTCCAGATTTTCGTCCAACATTTAGGATTTCTATTTTTGTCCCCCTAGTAGGAACTATTGCTACATTTCTTCTAATGATTCAGCTTAATTTGGTTGCGGCATTGGTTTCTGTACTTATTATGGGAATAATTTTCCTTTGGCTAACACGTAAGCAACTCGAGTTAGGATCTGGAGATGTATGGCAGAGTGTATGGAGTTCAGTTGTTAAATTAGGATTGAAAAATCTAAATAAAAAAACAACACATAATCGAAACTGGGAGCCCAATATTCTGTTGTTTAGTGGAGGTACTAAAGCAAGACCCCATCTTTTAGAATTCAGTAAATCCATAGCTGGAAGAAATGGGATGATTTCAAATTTTGACTTGATAGAAAATAAAACAGCAAAATTATTATTCCCTAAGCATAAACAATCAGTAGCACTCGATGATATTCATGATGATTCTATTTTTCATCGCAAACAAGAGTGTAAAGATATTTATACAGGAATTGAAGTCATTGCAGAAACCTATGGGTTCTCTGGTATTGAACCCAATACGGTCTTAATGGGGTGGGCGAGGAATACTAAAGATCCCACACGTTTTACAGCGCTGACTAATTCATTACATCAATTAGACTATAACGTTCTGTTTCTAGATTATGATGCTGAAAAAGGATTCGGAAACAAACAAAAAATAGATATATGGTGGAATGATATCTCACAACTTAGCTACCTTACAGTTCAGTTAACAAAGTTATTGATGACCTCAAGTGATTGGTCAAATGCTTCTGTAAGGTTTTTCTTCCTAAACAATGATAATGGGCTACAGTATTCAATTAAGAAAGCGATTGAAAAACGAACAGAAGAGCTAAGAAATCAAGTTTCTATAGAAGTCATTAACAATGAAATAGAACAGAAGAATTTTTATGAAATTGTAAAAACGTATTCTTTTGAATCTGATTTAATTATCATAGACTTACCAGAATTAGATGAGACCAATGAAGCACATTTTGTTGCTTCAACTAATGATTTGTTAGCAATTTTAGGAACAACATTAATTGTTAAAGGATCTTCTCATTTTCATGATGGTTTAGGGGTCAATTCTAAAATTGAAAAGGAGTTCAATACCATATCCAACAATCATTTAGAAGTTAAACTTGAAGAAGAACTTCCTGCTTTGGGTAATGTTGCTTTCCATGAAGCATCTCCAATCGTTGAACATTTAGATCAACAATTATTAGTGTCCAACGAAAATTTTGTGAATGCTGTTTATAACCCCTTAAATAAGGTTTATGAAGTGTTTTCATCAGTGTTGTCTGATGATAATATGGAAACAGCTGCTGTACTTGAACAAATTGAGCAATTATTAATTGATATACAAGACAATAGGTTGAGTGCTGTAGGCGAGGGAATAGCCCTTGGAATAAAAAATCAAATAAAAAACATTAAAGGAGCTATAGATGAATTGCCCTTTCAAGTAGTTCGAGAATTTACACCAGATGAATTGCTGATTAAATCAAGTGATTCCGCTAAATTAGCTAAGCAAAAGAAACGATTAACAAGATGGACTAAACAACCAAAATCTAAAGTTAAGATTCAGGCAATTGCGCAACATCATTATGAAAATGGGTATTTAGTAGAATTCAAAGCTAAATTGAATACAATAGGATTGGCTTCATTTCAATTAAATGTCGTCATCAAAAAATGGCTGTTAGAATGGGCTGAGTTAAAAGATGAAACAGAAAAAAGAGCAGCAATAAAAGAACTAGGAGAGGCCCTACATCAACATATTTTGAGGTATAAGCAACGTACGTACAATGTGCTCAATAGATTGAGTAGAAAGTATAGTAATACCATCTTATTAGATGCCAATAAGCTTGAAATAAAAGATCTTGTAATTCTTAGAGAAGAAGAAAGAAGTGCTAGTGCTTTAAAAGCCATTTATGAATCAATATCTAATTACCCTTCTACATGGAAAAATAATTCAGGTTACTTACTTAACCAATTGAGTGTTAATGTGAGTTTATTGAAACTTAAGGATACGATCATTCCGCATGTTAATGCATTGAATACTGAGATTCAGGAAAAGGAGATCAACCCAATCATAGCTATTGCTGAAACTGTAATGGATGACGCTGATAGCTTGGAGGTGGATAACTTGATAGATCTTGAGAATAAACTTTTAGAATTAGGGATAGATTTTAATGTCGAACATTTTGTACAAGGATTAACCGAAGAAATAGAACAGAAGATTAAAGCATTTTGTAGAGATGTTGAAGTTATTCCGTTAAAAGCGTTAAATGAATTTGAACAGCGACAAGATGATATTGCGCCTGATCAAATAAATGTACGACGAGTAACAGATTATTTAATTGAAAATGAAATCATCAATGAAGTAAATAGTTTACTGCATCTGATAGCTAATGAAGTAAAGTCAGAATCATTGAAAATGGAAAATAGCATTCGTTTGTTACAATTTTCAATCACCAACCAAGAGGAGGATGCCATTCTATTGAAAAAAGTAAAAGATAAAGTTCAATTAGAACTTTCGGAGTCAGTTACGCATTTAGGGACAGTAAGTGAGCGCTTAGCTGTTGAAATCAAGCATATTATTACCCATCTCAAGACTATTTTAGTAGATGATATCGTACTGGGGAGAGCAGAAAATTTGAATGGTATTATTAGAAGAGAAAAGGCTAAAAAGGGATACAAAAAATATACAAGGAGAGCAAGTTACTTAATAGATAAGACCAATAATAAAGTAGATAAATTAATTATAAAAGGAAAAGATCTATTAGCAATATCTAGTCATCAGTATCGAACTAAAGCTCTTCAAAATCCTCATTCTAAAATAGGAGCCTTTGTAGATAAAATTTCTATTTCTAAGACGATTAATCAAAAATTACCTTTTTACTATCAGCAGTTGTTTACTGGTAAACATAACGCTCCAACTACACCTTTATCGAATAGGATGAGTGAAATTTCACAGTTTTCAAATGCTTATGAAAAGTATCAATTTGGAAAGAAAGGAGCGATTTTATTTACAGGAGAGCACCATTCAGGGATGAGTTATCTGATCGAGAATATATTGAATATCAATAGTTTTGAGAAAGTTTTAAAAATTGAAAAGCCATCAATGAATTTTGGTGATGCTGAACGTCTGATCGAAAGAGCCTTTAAGAATGCTTCAGGTCAAAATTTATCGATAGATGAGCTGATGAACCAATTACCCAACAATGCTGTAGTAGTGATTGAAGATATAGAGCTGTGGTGGACTAGAACAGAAAAAGGAACGTTGTCTTTAAGTCATTTTAATTCCCTAATTCAAAAGTATAGGCATAAAGTTCTTTTTCTTTTGAGTTGTAATACACATAGTTATCAGTTGCTTCGAAAAGTTGTTGATCTTGATACTAATTTATTGGAGACCATTACATTAAGTCCATTAAAAATTCATGATATTCGTATTGCAATTCTTAGTAGACATAGAAGTGGAGGGTTACAATATGAATGGAAAGGAAAGCATGAAAAAGAACTTGGGAAACGTAGAGAAAATCAAATAATTAAACGAATTGCCGCTGTTTCTGAAGGGAATATCGGAGCTTGTTTTTATACTTGGTTAGGAAATATAGAGGATGTACAAAATAATACCCTTGTTTACCATACTATTGACCAACAAGAGTTACCCAATATGTTGACGATTGAACAAGATAATATCTTATTACAAATCTTACTTCATAAAGAGCTTTCAATGAAGCGTTTAGAAAAGATTTATAAATTCGAAAATAAGGAACAATTGTTCAATAATGTGGAAAGCTTATACAGAATGGGGCTCATCAATGAGATTGGAGTAAAGAATTATCAAATTAACCCTTTTGTTACTTTAAAAATTGTGAGACACTTAAGAAGAAAAGAACTGATTAATTAA
- a CDS encoding sigma-70 family RNA polymerase sigma factor has protein sequence MNTDKLSEIFKVEYSNLVAVLYNFYGVNDIQLAEDIVSEAFMKAMKTWAHKGIPENPKAWLRKVAQNSLLDHYRRKAKFNESIAPKYKEQFEQFSEIKITEELIEDSQLNMIFVVCDPQLNREAQICLALRILCGFNIEEIAKALLSNKTTINKRLYRAKNELKNKIEFKRQLSEEEYKARMATVLRIIYLIFNEGYYSSVNERNIRYDMCWEAMRLAILLSRKKQFNQPEIEALIALMCFHSSRFEARIEGLNGDLLLNEQDQSKWNFELIEKGKTYLKKSVKESSVSKYHLEAVIAYWHTTESQNKWEHILNLYNQLLVIDYSPIIAMNRVYAVAMAIAVDEALIEAQKLDLTDHSHYYCLLAELHRLKENSSEEINYLSKALALSTKKSEQVLIKNKLAIASSRLDE, from the coding sequence ATGAATACAGACAAATTATCAGAAATATTTAAAGTAGAGTACAGTAACTTAGTTGCTGTACTCTACAATTTTTATGGGGTAAACGATATCCAATTAGCTGAAGATATCGTTTCAGAAGCCTTTATGAAAGCGATGAAAACGTGGGCGCATAAAGGAATTCCTGAAAACCCAAAAGCATGGTTAAGAAAAGTCGCTCAAAATAGTTTGCTCGATCATTACAGAAGAAAAGCAAAATTTAATGAAAGTATAGCTCCAAAATACAAGGAACAATTTGAGCAATTTTCTGAAATCAAAATAACAGAAGAGCTAATAGAGGATAGTCAATTAAACATGATTTTTGTTGTCTGCGATCCTCAGTTGAATAGAGAGGCTCAAATTTGTCTCGCATTAAGGATTTTATGCGGGTTCAATATAGAAGAAATAGCCAAAGCTTTATTGTCGAATAAAACGACTATTAACAAAAGGTTGTATCGCGCCAAAAATGAATTAAAAAATAAAATAGAGTTTAAAAGGCAGCTTTCTGAAGAAGAATACAAAGCAAGAATGGCTACCGTTTTACGAATTATTTACCTTATTTTTAATGAAGGTTATTACAGCAGTGTAAATGAAAGAAATATAAGGTATGATATGTGCTGGGAAGCAATGCGTTTAGCAATTTTATTAAGTAGAAAAAAACAGTTTAATCAACCCGAAATTGAAGCTTTAATTGCGTTGATGTGTTTTCATTCTTCTAGGTTTGAAGCTAGAATCGAAGGGTTAAATGGCGATTTGTTATTGAATGAACAAGACCAATCTAAATGGAATTTTGAGTTGATAGAAAAAGGGAAGACTTACCTTAAAAAATCGGTGAAAGAAAGTTCCGTTTCAAAATATCATTTAGAAGCAGTAATTGCTTATTGGCATACTACAGAATCTCAAAATAAATGGGAACATATTTTAAACTTGTATAATCAATTGCTAGTAATTGATTACTCACCAATAATAGCAATGAATAGAGTTTATGCTGTAGCAATGGCAATAGCTGTAGATGAAGCATTAATAGAAGCTCAAAAATTGGATTTAACTGATCATTCTCATTACTATTGTCTATTAGCTGAATTACACCGGTTAAAGGAAAATAGTAGTGAAGAAATTAACTATTTAAGTAAAGCATTGGCGCTTAGTACCAAAAAATCTGAACAAGTGCTGATAAAAAATAAATTAGCTATAGCTTCTTCTCGTTTAGATGAGTAA
- a CDS encoding YciI family protein, with amino-acid sequence MKDFMMLFHSEPDADLNPTPEQIQEELKDWQEWMGKIEELGKLKNPGDALGFEGKTINADGSITDGPYAELKEIVGGYIVVSADNIDEAVALGKGCPVLKNGGKVEVRDIMIFEGM; translated from the coding sequence ATGAAAGATTTTATGATGTTGTTCCATAGTGAACCAGATGCAGATTTAAACCCAACGCCAGAACAAATTCAAGAAGAACTAAAAGACTGGCAAGAATGGATGGGGAAAATAGAAGAGCTCGGAAAATTAAAAAATCCAGGAGATGCTTTAGGTTTTGAAGGAAAAACAATAAATGCTGATGGATCGATTACTGATGGACCATATGCTGAGTTAAAAGAAATTGTTGGAGGTTATATTGTTGTTTCAGCCGACAATATTGATGAAGCTGTAGCTTTAGGAAAAGGATGCCCAGTTTTAAAGAATGGTGGTAAAGTTGAGGTAAGAGATATTATGATTTTTGAGGGAATGTAA
- a CDS encoding SOS response-associated peptidase, which produces MCFHNKQKKKAEEAEKKYQAKVKDKANFLVSDHINAFTFPQTPVITNEDVTIIQNINWGLIPHWAKDQEIRKYTVNAKMETLYDKPAFKDVVQNRCIILSDGFYEWQWRDSKGKNKLKHLIEIAEGELFAFGGLYSEWYNTSTGAIEKTYTIVTTEAKGMMREVHNSKMRMPVILTEENDQAWLGGEDFKAFTEISPRLSATPIIENGMLSLF; this is translated from the coding sequence ATGTGTTTCCATAATAAACAAAAGAAAAAGGCAGAAGAAGCAGAAAAAAAGTATCAAGCAAAAGTAAAAGACAAAGCAAATTTTTTAGTGTCAGATCATATCAATGCCTTTACTTTTCCTCAAACACCTGTTATTACCAATGAAGATGTTACAATCATCCAAAACATAAATTGGGGATTAATTCCTCATTGGGCAAAAGATCAAGAAATAAGAAAGTATACCGTTAATGCTAAAATGGAAACATTGTACGATAAACCAGCTTTTAAAGATGTGGTACAGAATAGATGTATTATACTCTCTGATGGCTTTTATGAATGGCAGTGGAGGGATTCAAAAGGAAAAAATAAGTTAAAACATTTGATCGAAATAGCTGAAGGAGAACTCTTTGCTTTTGGAGGGCTTTACAGTGAATGGTACAATACTTCAACAGGTGCAATTGAAAAAACATATACAATAGTGACAACCGAAGCAAAGGGAATGATGCGAGAAGTACATAATTCCAAAATGCGAATGCCCGTAATCCTAACCGAAGAGAATGATCAAGCATGGCTCGGAGGAGAAGATTTTAAAGCATTTACTGAAATTTCTCCAAGATTAAGTGCTACTCCTATTATAGAGAATGGAATGTTGTCTTTGTTTTAG
- a CDS encoding Y-family DNA polymerase — protein MYALVDCNNFYASCERVFRPDLKDKPIVILSNNDGCVIARSNEAKPYIPMGMPAFKFRKAFKGHQIHVFSSNYPLYGDLSNRVMTTLRTFTPEIEVYSIDEAFLKLEGIKANAIEEYGNKIRNVVTKNTGIPISIGIAPTKALAKVANKIAKKFSDRTNNVYVIDNEEKRIKALKWLKIGEVWGIGRRQAIKLEDRGIYNAYDFTLKPDAWVRKRMSVVGLRLKQDLTGVPTLKLTEVKTRKNIATTRTFDGNYKEYEQVRERVVTFAISCAEKLRKEASNCNAVMVSLRTNKHRKDLPQYRKSIIVKLPFSTNSNIELSKFAIQGLENIFKAGYAYKRAGVIAMDITPEQEQQLVLFNNSNPKHKALMKAVDRLNLAIGEQKVKLASQDLERTWKMKQEHLSPRYTTRLDEVITIHV, from the coding sequence ATGTATGCTTTAGTCGATTGTAATAATTTTTATGCTTCTTGCGAACGTGTTTTTCGTCCAGATTTAAAGGATAAACCTATTGTGATTCTATCGAATAATGATGGATGCGTCATTGCACGTAGTAATGAGGCCAAACCCTATATTCCCATGGGAATGCCTGCTTTTAAATTTAGAAAAGCGTTTAAAGGTCACCAGATTCATGTGTTTTCTTCAAACTATCCACTTTATGGAGATTTAAGTAACCGTGTTATGACTACATTAAGAACGTTTACACCAGAAATAGAAGTCTATAGCATTGATGAAGCCTTTTTAAAACTAGAGGGGATCAAAGCTAATGCTATTGAGGAATATGGCAATAAAATAAGAAATGTAGTTACTAAGAATACAGGAATTCCAATAAGTATAGGTATAGCGCCAACTAAGGCATTAGCAAAAGTAGCCAATAAGATCGCCAAAAAGTTTTCGGATAGAACCAACAATGTTTATGTTATAGATAATGAAGAAAAACGCATAAAAGCTTTAAAATGGTTAAAAATAGGAGAGGTATGGGGGATAGGAAGAAGACAAGCTATCAAGTTAGAAGATAGAGGAATTTACAATGCATACGATTTTACGTTAAAACCTGATGCTTGGGTCAGAAAAAGAATGTCTGTTGTAGGATTACGCCTAAAACAAGATTTAACAGGAGTCCCTACACTTAAATTAACAGAAGTTAAAACAAGAAAAAACATTGCGACAACACGAACATTTGATGGAAACTATAAAGAGTATGAACAAGTTAGAGAGCGCGTTGTAACATTTGCCATAAGCTGTGCAGAAAAATTAAGAAAAGAAGCTTCTAATTGTAACGCTGTAATGGTGTCATTGAGAACCAATAAACATAGAAAAGATTTACCACAATACCGTAAAAGTATTATTGTCAAATTACCATTTTCAACCAATTCCAATATAGAGTTGTCGAAATTTGCAATACAAGGCTTAGAAAATATTTTCAAAGCAGGATACGCATATAAAAGGGCAGGAGTTATAGCAATGGATATCACCCCAGAACAAGAACAGCAATTGGTATTGTTTAACAATTCTAATCCTAAACATAAAGCTTTAATGAAAGCTGTAGACCGATTAAATTTAGCTATAGGAGAGCAAAAAGTTAAATTAGCAAGTCAAGACCTCGAAAGGACTTGGAAAATGAAGCAGGAGCATCTTTCGCCTCGTTATACAACGCGATTAGATGAAGTAATCACCATTCATGTATAA
- the umuD gene encoding translesion error-prone DNA polymerase V autoproteolytic subunit: MKLKENHKKRGLDLYRIEASKKLSIPLADGGVSAGFPSPAQDFLDLAIDLNKELIPNPASTFYARVNGQSMEDMGIDSGDLVIIDKSLMPQNGKIAVCFLDGEFTMKTIKFDKDCCWLVPANKKFQPIKVTKDNDFIIWGIVIHVIKSF; the protein is encoded by the coding sequence TTGAAGCTAAAAGAAAACCATAAAAAAAGAGGCTTAGACCTCTATAGGATAGAAGCAAGTAAAAAGCTTTCTATTCCATTAGCTGATGGAGGTGTCAGTGCTGGTTTCCCATCTCCAGCACAGGACTTTTTAGATTTAGCAATCGATTTAAATAAAGAACTTATCCCCAACCCTGCATCTACTTTCTATGCTCGAGTAAATGGACAAAGCATGGAGGATATGGGAATCGATTCAGGAGATTTGGTAATTATAGATAAAAGCTTAATGCCACAAAATGGTAAAATAGCAGTCTGTTTTTTAGACGGAGAATTCACCATGAAGACAATCAAATTTGATAAAGATTGTTGTTGGTTAGTACCAGCTAATAAAAAGTTCCAACCGATCAAGGTTACCAAAGACAACGATTTTATTATTTGGGGAATCGTTATCCATGTTATCAAATCCTTTTAA
- a CDS encoding class I SAM-dependent methyltransferase: MSEALRNQLGVKEEQPNDWFETLYSQTSESGEGVPWANMAPHPIFKKWLDGQASVGNGKKALVIGCGLGDDAIELETKGYEVTAFDVSNSAIELCKKRFPNTKVTFVQADLIAGIEEWHKQYDLVLEIFTIQALPPKYEKTLIKNVADLVADNGSLVMITEIQYSKRTFENGPPWLLNKNYVEAFEQLGLKKVFNSNDQEPEMGDEIHLTIFQR; the protein is encoded by the coding sequence ATGAGTGAAGCATTAAGAAATCAACTAGGAGTAAAAGAAGAGCAACCCAATGATTGGTTTGAAACGCTCTATTCACAGACTTCAGAATCTGGAGAAGGTGTGCCATGGGCGAATATGGCGCCTCATCCTATATTCAAAAAATGGTTGGATGGTCAAGCGTCAGTTGGAAATGGGAAAAAAGCGTTAGTAATTGGATGTGGGTTGGGAGATGATGCGATTGAACTCGAAACCAAAGGTTATGAGGTGACCGCATTTGATGTGTCGAATAGCGCGATTGAACTTTGTAAAAAAAGATTTCCCAATACTAAGGTAACGTTTGTTCAAGCTGATTTAATTGCAGGAATCGAAGAATGGCATAAGCAATATGATTTAGTTTTGGAAATATTTACCATTCAAGCTTTACCTCCAAAATATGAAAAAACACTCATCAAAAATGTTGCTGATTTGGTAGCAGATAATGGATCATTGGTGATGATTACAGAAATTCAATACTCCAAAAGAACATTCGAAAATGGTCCACCTTGGCTCTTAAATAAAAACTATGTCGAAGCATTTGAACAATTAGGGTTAAAGAAGGTTTTTAATTCAAACGATCAAGAGCCAGAAATGGGAGATGAGATTCATCTGACTATATTTCAAAGATGA
- the rsgA gene encoding ribosome small subunit-dependent GTPase A, with the protein MELAKLGYTTVLEDYRKAQGLEHFSVGRVIAEYKERYIVRTAQQEYEAEIIGNLRYTAQSRVDFPAVGDWVAISTYESDNAFIHALLPRKSVIERKSVGKKGEKQIIASNLDKAFIVQAVDRDFSINRIERYLVICYEANIEPIIVLNKVDLIDALKTAELVEKLRQRIKDVPICLTSSKSLKGVEVFQKQIGPSKTYCLLGSSGVGKTTLLNTLLKSEVLKTANISLSSNRGKHTTTHRALKILENGGMLIDTPGMREVGIATSGKGVAATFESINALSTQCKYNDCTHTVEPGCAILLALNNHEIEPALFENYKKLLKEQQHFESTVQEKNKKGKALSKQIKHYKEMKKRK; encoded by the coding sequence ATGGAACTAGCAAAATTAGGATATACAACTGTGTTAGAAGACTATAGAAAAGCTCAAGGATTAGAACATTTTTCAGTTGGTAGAGTCATCGCAGAATATAAAGAAAGATATATTGTAAGAACAGCACAACAAGAGTATGAAGCCGAAATTATTGGGAATCTTCGTTATACAGCTCAAAGTCGAGTAGACTTTCCCGCAGTAGGAGATTGGGTAGCAATATCAACCTATGAAAGTGATAACGCGTTTATTCATGCGTTATTACCTCGCAAATCTGTAATCGAAAGAAAATCAGTAGGAAAAAAAGGTGAAAAACAAATTATTGCCAGTAATCTAGATAAAGCCTTTATTGTACAAGCTGTAGATAGAGATTTTAGCATCAATAGAATTGAAAGGTACCTAGTCATTTGTTATGAAGCCAATATCGAACCAATTATTGTGCTGAATAAGGTAGATCTTATTGATGCTTTAAAAACTGCAGAATTAGTAGAAAAGCTTAGGCAAAGAATTAAAGATGTTCCTATATGCCTTACGAGTAGTAAATCTTTAAAAGGAGTAGAAGTATTTCAAAAACAGATAGGACCAAGCAAAACTTATTGCCTTTTAGGATCTTCAGGAGTAGGAAAAACCACGTTGCTAAATACTTTATTAAAAAGTGAGGTTTTAAAAACGGCTAATATTAGTTTATCCTCTAATCGAGGAAAGCATACAACAACCCATAGAGCCTTAAAAATATTGGAGAATGGAGGAATGCTGATCGATACCCCAGGAATGCGAGAAGTAGGAATAGCAACTTCTGGTAAAGGTGTAGCAGCAACATTTGAAAGTATAAATGCTTTATCAACTCAATGTAAGTATAATGATTGCACTCATACAGTAGAACCAGGATGTGCTATCTTATTAGCTTTGAATAATCATGAAATAGAGCCAGCTTTATTTGAAAATTATAAGAAACTGCTAAAAGAACAGCAGCATTTTGAATCAACCGTTCAGGAAAAGAATAAAAAAGGTAAAGCACTGAGCAAGCAGATTAAACATTATAAAGAGATGAAAAAGAGAAAGTAA